CTGAAATGCCTCCCTTATTTTTTGAACCAGTTGCGATTTGACAACATGGTAGGTATTGATAATCATATTTTTTATAGCCTCGGCATTGGAAATACCATGCCCGATAATAACCGGATGATTGATGCCGAGCACAGGTGTACCGCCCGTATTCTCAAAATTGAATTCCTCAAAAAATGGGTGATGAATACCAAGCTTTTTCACCAGTCCGTAAAAAGCTTCGGCTTCCTTCAGAAGAATATTGCCTAAAAACGCATCACAAACAATCACATTTTGCTTATCCGGGTTGAAGAAATCATGGCCCTCCACATTACCAATGAAGTTAAACTCACTGGTATCTTTCATCAGCTTGTAGGTTTCTTTGGTCACCATGTTTCCCTTTTCCTCTTCGGATCCAATATTCAGTAGCCCCACCTTCGGATTTTCGATCTCAAGGATTGTACGGGCATATACAGATCCCAGAATCCCGTACTGATAAAGAACATCGGGCCTGGCATCAGGATTAAGGCCCACATCAAGAAGAACAATGGGTTTACCTTCCGGTGTGGGGACATTAGCTGAGATCACAGGACGTATAATTCCCGGTATCACTTTGGATACCAGCATGGCTCCTGCCAGCATGGCTCCTGTATTGCCGGCACTGGCAAATGCGTCCAGTTCGCCCTGGCGCAGCATAACAAAACCCCGGTAAATGGAGGAATCCCTCTTCTGAGCAAAGGATTTTGCGGGGTTCTCCCCCATCTCGATCACTTCGGTTGTATGAACAAGGGTAAATGCATCAGGGTCGGAATGCTGTTCCCTGCAAATTTCTTTAATCTGCGCAATGTCCCCGATCAAAACCAGTTCCGCTTCTTCAGGAAGAAGTTGTCTGGCTTTAATGGCACCGCTTACAACGGCAACAGGGGCAAAATCACCCCCCATCGCATCGACCCCCAGTTTCATTGGTCAGAAACTGTTTGCAGCATCAGGCAGTAACCGTCTTCTCAATGACAGGTTTCCCGCGATAATGACCGCATTCCGGACAAATATGATGCATCTCAATGGTAGCTCCGCAATTCTGACAGGTAGTCAGTGTCGGAACAAGGGCTTTGTCGTGAGTTCTTCTCTTGTCTCTGCGTTGCTTCGAAATCTTTCGTTTCGGATTTGGCATGGCGTTACTGGTTTAAGTTAATATCTTTCAGTTTGTTCCAAATAGCATTGCTGCTTTTCATTCTATCTTCATCAACGGCTATTTCATTCAGCCTCCTTATCATTTCCGGATCACAGGTTGTGTGTCCGTCTTCATCATCCGGGTGGATTTTTCGGTATGGAAGCGCCAGCATAATGAATTCATAAAAAAACTGGCCCATATCAATCTGGGTTTCTTCACGCGGAATCACCAGGGCCGATTCGGTTTCTTCTGCCCAGGCATCTCCGAAACGAACATATAAATGCTCGTTCACATCAACCGGTTGCTGATAGTATTCCAGGCACCTGTCGCATACTACCTCCACTGTTCCTTTAATGGCAATACCAAACTCCATGAAGGAACTTCTGCGAAGCAAATCAACTGACGCCGTCAGATCACCCGTCCGTACATCCGGGGAAGGATACTTCTCAAAGAACTTTCCCGATATGCCGAAGGTGTATGCGTGATGCCCCTCGCTTAATCCCTTGAAGGGAATGATATATTCTTCCAATCCTTTCACCTGAAAAAAATCGGATGCAAAAGTATAAATTATTGTCAGAATAAAAAAGAAAATCCTGTGAATAAAAATTATAACTAACTAAAAGTAAAATAATTACCATTCCCGTCCCTTATTAATCTTTCCCCTCCTCTTCATCGACGGTTCCATCATGAGCTTTTTCAGAAGGTAAAAATGCAAAGAATGGATCGGATGCATTTTATCAAACACATGAATTGCCAGAGTTCAAACTACAGGTTAAGGTACTTTTTTATGGTATCTTCCAGATCATTGACAAAATAATCATTCTTTGTCAGATAGCCGGTAGCCCCTTCCTTCCTGTACTGTTCCTTCAGCAAAGGATCATCATGGCTTGACAAAACCAGCACGGGTAAATCCTTTTGAACTTTTCGGATAGACCGAAGCAGATCCAGCCCTGTCGCCGGCTGATCCCCCTGGTTTCCAAAATGATGATCGGTAACTACCAGATCGGGTTCCATGGATAGAGCCGCCAGGCACTCATCAACGGAGGAAAATGTCTGCAACCTGATACCGGCCTGACTCCCTATGACATATTCCACCAGGCTTAATATGATGTTTTCATCATCAACAATGAAAACCAGTTTTTCCTTTTCCATTTTTCAGTTTCTCAATCAACATGTAAAAATGAACAAAATCAGCACACAAAACAAGTAACCGTTAGCTAAAGGCTGCGAGCCGGAAAACACCATTTTATCTGTGCACCCTTTCAGCACACCCGGGAAATACGGCCCTACATCAGAAGATACCTGCGGCAAATTTTTTCCTGGGAAAAAATTTTCGTTTTTCGTATCTTTAATGACCTTTTAATTCCTTTCCCATGGAACATCCAGTTCTTGAAATATCGGGATTCATTCTCAAGAAAGAATTCCTCTCCACGATACGGTTCAATGTTCTTGAAGATACGCTTGTATTGGAGAACAAAAAGCCTTTTCCGGGCTATTTCGGTAATAATCTGCCTGATACCGAAGAACCGCGTTCCGTTTTTCTTGTATTGCAGGAAGCTGCTTCCCCTGAACTGGTGGGACGCTGGATAGCCACCGTAAAAAAGAGAGAAAAGCATACCTGTTACGGTAACTATGCTGAGTTAATCATTGGAAATGAAGTGTTTTCATCGATCAGGGTACTGGGGCTTGATTGCTTTTCGCGCATCGGGGAGCTTCAGGGAACCTTGCAGAAGGAAGGAGTCAAATTCAGAAAAGTTCGCCCCATTGAACAGGAAGGGCTGATCAAGGTCCATAAAACCTTTCTTCTTCAGGAAACAGAGGAAGGGAAATACCTTGATGTGAAAGACAACGCCAAAATGTATTTTACCCTCTCGCGGTTCATCAGCTGGCAGGACTTTGAAGCGATAACGCGTCAGGTTAAAAACAATTGCCGCAATCCGGTTTTTGATGCGGCTCTCGGAGGCTTATACCGTTACCGGGGATATGAAGACATCGTGCGCATTTTTTCGCCCCATCAGCGGGAAGCTCTTATGAAGGAATTGCCCGGCCTTTATGAAGTGGTTATGCGGCACCATTACAATTCCTGATGATCTTTCTGATGGCCTGCCGGTACCCATTTGTAAACTTTATCTGACCTTCGTACGGCCCCCGGAACCTTGAAAGCGATCAGCATTCCTTTGTGCGCAGAAGGGATGGTACCATGATCATCGCGCAGTTCGGTAATCTGCGTTTCCATTACGCCCGTTGTGGGGCCGATAATCAG
The window above is part of the Bacteroidales bacterium genome. Proteins encoded here:
- a CDS encoding phosphate acyltransferase, which produces MKLGVDAMGGDFAPVAVVSGAIKARQLLPEEAELVLIGDIAQIKEICREQHSDPDAFTLVHTTEVIEMGENPAKSFAQKRDSSIYRGFVMLRQGELDAFASAGNTGAMLAGAMLVSKVIPGIIRPVISANVPTPEGKPIVLLDVGLNPDARPDVLYQYGILGSVYARTILEIENPKVGLLNIGSEEEKGNMVTKETYKLMKDTSEFNFIGNVEGHDFFNPDKQNVIVCDAFLGNILLKEAEAFYGLVKKLGIHHPFFEEFNFENTGGTPVLGINHPVIIGHGISNAEAIKNMIINTYHVVKSQLVQKIREAFQ
- the rpmF gene encoding 50S ribosomal protein L32, with amino-acid sequence MPNPKRKISKQRRDKRRTHDKALVPTLTTCQNCGATIEMHHICPECGHYRGKPVIEKTVTA
- a CDS encoding DUF177 domain-containing protein, with product MKGLEEYIIPFKGLSEGHHAYTFGISGKFFEKYPSPDVRTGDLTASVDLLRRSSFMEFGIAIKGTVEVVCDRCLEYYQQPVDVNEHLYVRFGDAWAEETESALVIPREETQIDMGQFFYEFIMLALPYRKIHPDDEDGHTTCDPEMIRRLNEIAVDEDRMKSSNAIWNKLKDINLNQ
- a CDS encoding response regulator; protein product: MEKEKLVFIVDDENIILSLVEYVIGSQAGIRLQTFSSVDECLAALSMEPDLVVTDHHFGNQGDQPATGLDLLRSIRKVQKDLPVLVLSSHDDPLLKEQYRKEGATGYLTKNDYFVNDLEDTIKKYLNL